A portion of the Glycine max cultivar Williams 82 chromosome 10, Glycine_max_v4.0, whole genome shotgun sequence genome contains these proteins:
- the LOC100802026 gene encoding protein CANDIDATE G-PROTEIN COUPLED RECEPTOR 7 — protein MGITASTNAVATLLLLFFFISPSAAEIKTLTITSDTRPMILLEKFGFTHTGHVSISVSSVFVVASGGSQPDPSRLGFFLLSEESLLQVLIEIQQNPSFCVLDSRYTTHLFTFRELSPPPSASANHTSPVTIPNEYSLFFANCAPETSVSMLVHTELYNLDADSEHSRDYLSAGQTQLPTLYSLFSFAYFAFLALWIYICYSNKLSLHRIHLLMAALLLMKALNLLSAAEDKHYVKVTGTPHGWDVLFYIFQFFRVVLLFTVIVLVGTGWSFLKPFLQEREKKVLMIVIPLQVLANVASVVIGETGPFIKDWVTWNQVFLLVDIICCCAIIFPIVWSIRSLRETSKTDGKAARNLAKLTLFRQFYIVVIGYLYFTRIVVFALKTIAAYKYQWVSNLAEEAASLAFYVVMFYMFRPVERNEYFVLDEEEEEAAEIALRDEEFEL, from the coding sequence ATGGGCATAACCGCCTCCACCAATGCCGTCGccaccctcctcctcctcttcttcttcatttcccCTTCAGCCGCAGAGATCAAAACCCTCACCATAACCTCCGACACCCGCCCCATGATCCTCTTGGAGAAATTCGGCTTCACCCACACCGGCCACGTGTCGATCTCTGTCTCCTCCGTCTTCGTGGTGGCCTCAGGTGGGTCCCAACCCGATCCCTCCCGATTAGGGTTCTTTCTCCTGAGCGAAGAGTCCCTCCTGCAAGTCCTGATCGAGATCCAGCAAAACCCTAGCTTCTGCGTCCTCGACTCCCGCTACACCACGCACCTCTTCACCTTCCGCGAACTCTCTCCTCCACCCTCCGCCTCCGCCAACCACACCTCCCCCGTCACAATCCCCAACGAATACTCCCTCTTCTTCGCCAACTGCGCCCCCGAAACCTCCGTCTCCATGCTCGTCCACACCGAGCTCTACAACCTCGACGCCGACTCCGAACACTCCCGCGATTACCTCTCCGCCGGCCAGACCCAACTCCCCACTCTCTACTCTCTCTTCTCCTTCGCCTACTTCGCCTTCCTCGCCCTCTGGATATACATCTGCTACTCCAACAAGCTCTCCCTCCACCGGATCCACCTCCTCATGGCGGCGCTCCTCCTTATGAAGGCCCTCAACCTCCTCTCCGCCGCCGAGGACAAGCACTACGTCAAGGTCACCGGAACTCCCCATGGCTGGGATGTCCTCTTCTACATCTTCCAGTTCTTCCGCGTCGTCCTCCTCTTCACCGTCATCGTTCTCGTCGGCACCGGCTGGTCCTTCCTCAAACCCTTCCTCCAGGAGCGCGAAAAGAAGGTCCTCATGATCGTCATCCCTTTACAAGTCCTCGCTAATGTGGCTTCCGTCGTCATCGGCGAAACGGGGCCCTTCATCAAGGATTGGGTTACTTGGAATCAGGTTTTCTTGCTCGTCGACATTATTTGCTGCTGCGCCATCATTTTCCCTATTGTCTGGTCCATCAGATCTCTCAGGGAAACCTCCAAGACCGATGGGAAGGCCGCGAGAAACCTCGCCAAGTTGACCCTCTTCAGGCAATTCTACATTGTTGTCATTGGGTACTTGTACTTCACCCGCATTGTGGTCTTTGCTTTGAAGACCATTGCCGCTTATAAGTACCAGTGGGTGAGTAATCTAGCTGAGGAGGCCGCCAGCCTCGCGTTTTATGTCGTCATGTTTTATATGTTTAGGCCTGTGGAGAGGAATGAGTACTTTGTGCTCGATGAGGAGGAAGAAGAGGCCGCGGAGATCGCGCTCAGGGATGAAGAATTTGAGCTTTGA
- the LOC100802203 gene encoding uncharacterized protein, protein MSSVCLSKCVNDARDPRVPVRATYVNLYKWPESDAEFVRRRGGGSHMCGGHPRVVDSISCRQMYLRSYKFSRKESVPEKTQKCFGRVKERVKKQGRSHHGIRRRKCLVWRKMREISCAALFRIFHRFLSCGASVDVVHAKS, encoded by the coding sequence ATGAGTTCTGTGTGCTTATCAAAGTGTGTAAACGACGCACGTGACCCACGCGTGCCGGTACGTGCGACGTACGTGAACCTCTACAAGTGGCCGGAATCGGACGCGGAGTTTGTGAGGAGAAGGGGCGGTGGTTCGCACATGTGCGGCGGGCATCCGAGGGTGGTGGACAGCATCTCGTGCAGGCAGATGTACCTAAGAAGCTACAAATTTTCGAGGAAAGAGAGTGTGCCGGAGAAAACCCAGAAATGTTTTGGGAGGGTTAAGGAGAGAGTGAAGAAGCAGGGAAGGTCTCATCATGGGATTAGGAGAAGGAAGTGTTTGGTTTGGAGGAAAATGAGGGAAATTTCATGCGCTGCTTTGTTTAGGATTTTTCATAGGTTCTTGTCTTGCGGCGCTAGTGTAGATGTTGTCCATGCAAAATCTTGA